A region of the Pseudorca crassidens isolate mPseCra1 chromosome 9, mPseCra1.hap1, whole genome shotgun sequence genome:
AGCACATGCTCCACGGCAAGCAAGGAGGGCAGGACGGGCTCAGGCCCCTCACGGCTTAGGGGACTCTGCCAGAACGGGGGTGGGTCTGGTGAGGAGATGGGGGAACGCCACTCCGCAGGGAGGCTTCAGCCTCAGCATGGTGCCCTGGGGAACTTGGGCAGCTGTGCTAGCCTAGGGTGGCACTTTTAGCCTCTCCTGTCCCTGTCTGTGCTGCACGGTGACACCCTCCCACCCGCCTCTGTCCTGCAGACCAACATCCCCTTCCTGCAGAACGTGCTCAACAACCAGCAGTTCCTGGCAGGCACCGTGGACACCCAGTTCATCGATGAGAACCCGGAGCTATTCCAGCTGCGGCCTGCACAGAACCGGGCCCAGAAGCTGCTGCACTACCTTGGTCCGGCCCCGAGActgcccttctctcccctcccagatGCCTTGCTTCTGGCTCCCTGCCCAGAGAGCTTCCTAGCAGCCCCTGCCTCTGTCCTCAGTCTGGTCCTGCACCTTCTTCCTttgcttcaccctcccaccccgcccaccttccttgctcctgatcttagaggccCCCTTTCCCATCCATGTGGCCGTCACTAGGTCCCCCCTGCCTGGACCCAGGAGGCCCTGGCTTTGGAGAGGACGGGCCAGCTGGAAGACCAGGGATCCTGGAGGAATCCCCCCATCCCCGAGCCCAGCAACTCTCTGCCCTCAACTCAGGCTCTGCCCAGCCTGCCCTGACCCACTGCCCACTCTCTCCCCAGGACACGTCATGGTGAACGGCCCAACCACCCCGATCCCCGTCAaggccagccccagccccacggaCCCTATTGTCCCTGTGGTGCCCATAGGTAGGTGAGATTCATTCTGCCACCTCATAGGGGAGACAAAGAGGAGGCTGCCCCCTGCAGGATGAGTGCTAACGCCCCAGTCTGCTCTAGGCCTGCCCCCAGCTGGTTTCAGAGACATCCTGCTGCGGGAGGGTCCCGAGGGCTTTGCTCGAGCGGTGAGGAACCACCAGGGGCTGCTGCTGATGGACACGACCTTCAGGGACGCCCACCAGTCACTGCTGGCCACGCGTGTGCGAACCCACGATCTCAAAAAGATCTCCCCCTATGTTGCCCACAACTTCAGCAAACTCTTCAGCATAGAGAACTGGGGAGGTAGGCTGGaggagggatgggatgggatgtgGGACAGTGCATGGCAGGAATGTGGTATCCACAGTACAGGCAGGCCACTCGGGCTCTCCAGGAATAGCTAGAGATGTTAACACTGAGGGAACGAGTGAGAACGGAACAAGGCACGACATTCATGTGTTTAGCAAATAGTGACTGGTGCCCGTTCTAGCCAGTCCTGGTGCTGGGCATGAGAGCGCAGAGCTGAGACCCAGGCAGCTCAGGGTCAGGGAGGAGATGCCTGCCTGTTAATTATAGCACAGAGAGTATGGGGTGAGGGCTGTGAAAGCGGATGCAGAGAGGACACAGTAAACCTGAGCTGTCCCAAGAgatcagcaaaggaaaaagtcTGCAGGAATTGTGGCTGGGACGCGAGGGGTGCTGAAGATGAGCAGGGCCTGGTGGTAGGGCCAGAGGCTCAGGCTGCAGAGCTGCAGGGCGTGGTGGGGTCCCCAGGACGTTTCGGGGTTGACCTGGGCCTCTTGGTCCCTGTGCAGGAGCCACATTTGATGTTGCGATGCGCTTCCTGTACGAGTGCCCTTGGCGGCGGCTGCAGGAGCTCCGGGAGCTCGTCCCTAATATCCCGTTCCAGATGCTGCTGCGGGGGGCCAATGCTGTGGGCTACACCAACTACCCCGACAATGTGGTTTTCAAGtgagcctggggtggggtgggcagacaCTGCACGATGTGGCCCAGCAGGTGCCAGGCCACAATGCAATCGCCTGTGCTCCCCACAGCGGGCTTGAAACCAAGTCTCTCGGTAGCTGTACCCAGCAAGGGCTGCAAGTTACAGTCAGAGAACTGGGAGGGCTTCCAGTGGAGGCCCCAGGAGGGCAGGTGACTTGTCCCAGGCCACGTGGTATAGAGCTGGGGCTGAAACCCAGGCCACACTGTTTCCCTCAGCCTGCCATTCCTTTGCAAAGCAGAATCCCCAGCAGATTCTTCGAACTTGGGCAGACTGAGCTGCACTGCATGCGACTAGCACAGGACAGCTCCGGTCCTTGCCGGATGCTGCTGGGGCGAccctgcccagcccaggctgCCCTGGAGAGGCCTTGTCCACACTATGGACATACTGTGGTGCCCCTGGCTCTGTGGGTGCCACGCCCCCTGCCAGACCCGACTGTCACATATTATTCCCCAGGGGCTGCAAGTGGGCCAGGAGGCAGAAAAGGATGTGCTGCAGGGAGTGGGATGGCGCTAACCCCTGAGCTCTCCTACCTACTCAGGTTCTGTGAGGTAGCCAAGGAGAATGGCATGGATGTCTTCCGGGTCTTTGACTCCCTCAACTACCTGCCCAACCTGCTGCTGGGCATGGAGGCGGCGGGCAGTGCTGGTGGTGTGGTGGAGGCCGCGATCTCCTACACGGGTGATGTGGCCGACCCCAGCCGTACCAAATATTCACTGCAGTACTACATGGGCCTGGCTGAAGAGCTGGTGCGAGCTGGCACCCACATCCTGTGCATCAAGGTGCCTGGGCCCAGCCCACCCCCAGGAGTCTCCCCACCATGTCCCTCATCCCCCCCATGTCACGCCCCCTCCTCaccatctttctttctcctcccctcttcccttagGACATGGCAGGGCTGCTGAAGCCAACGGCCTGCACCATGCTGGTCACCTCCCTCCGAGACCGCTTCCCTGACCTCCCATTGCACATCCACACCCACGACACGTCAGGGGCAGGCGTGGCAGCCATGCTGGCCTGTGCCCACGCAGGCGCTGATGTGGTAGACGTGGCAGCTGACTCCATGTCTGGAATGACTTCACAGCCCAGCATGGGGGCCCTGGTGGCCTGTACCCGAGGGACTCCCCTGGACACAGGTAGGAACAGCCACAGCCCAAGGCCATTCCCCTCTCAGAGCTGCAGCCCTCACCAGTCCCAGCAGAGTTGGGCATATCCTAGAATCCAGATGCTCCGGCCTGGCCTGGTCTTGCCTTCCATCAGCCACGTCTGCGATGTGGCCTGACCTGGCCCTGGGGTCCTGGGAGGAGCATCTGGAAGCTCAGCACATTTCCAAGCCCTCTCCGCCTCTGGCCTCCCTGCAGGGGTGCCCCTGGACCGTGTGTTTGACTACAGTGAGTACTGGGAGGGGGCCCGGGGACTGTATGCGGCCTTTGACTGCACGGCCACCATGAAGTCTGGCAACTCTGATGTGTATGAGAATGAGATCCCAGGGGGCCAGTACACCAACCTGCACTTCCAAGCATATAGCATGGGGCTCGGCTCCAAGTTCAAGGAGGTCAAGAAGGCCTATGTGGAGGCCAACCAGATGCTGGGCGACCTCATCAAGGTGAGCCAGGCCCAGTGCTCTTACCCCCGCCTCTGGGCCTCTATACGGTACCTGGCACCCTAACCCAGGGGTCCCCTCTCCTCAGGTAACCCCCTCCTCCAAGATCGTGGGGGACCTGGCCCAGTTTATGGTGCAGAATGGGCTGAGCCGGGCAGAGGCCGAAGCTCAGGCAGAAGAGCTGTCCTTCCCCCGCTCAGTGGTGGAGTTCCTGCAGGGGTACATTGGCATCCCCCACGGGGGGTTCCCTGAGCCCCTTCGCTCCAAGGTAAGGAAGGCCCAGCACAATGTGGTGGGGCGGAGGGGAGTCCAGGAATCAGGCCTGACCCTCTGCTTTGCACCCCAGGTGCTAAAGGACCTGCCAAGGGTGGAGGGACGGCCcggagcctccctccctcccctggatcTGCAGGCACTGGAGAAGGGGCTGATAGAACGGCATGGGGAGGAGGTGACCCCGGAGGATGTACTCTCAGCGGCCATGTACCCCGACGTCTTTGCCCACTTCAAGGACTTCACTGCCACCTTTGGTCCCCTGGACAGCCTCAACACCCGCCTCTTCCTGCAGGGACCCAAAATTGCAGAGGAGTTTGAGGTCAGTGGCTCTGGCACCCATCTGCACTCCACCCCAGCACTCCTGCTATCCCTAAGGACCCCAGCACATCTAGAGTGCCAGGCTTTGGCTTGGCCGTCACTGGGCCTCGTGAGCTATGGGTTCACAAAGTACCCTTAAGAGACCAGGGAGCTAGGCCTTTACAAGGGAggagctgagacccagagaggggggGCTTGCCTGGGATTGGGTCAGGGGGTTGCCCTCCCCGCACCTGCCCCCATCCCAGCTCTGAGCCTCCACACCCTCCCTGAAGGTGGAGCTGGAGCGAGGCAAGACGCTGCACATCAAAGCCCTGGCCATAAGTGACCTGAACCGGGCCGGCCAGAGGCAGGTCTTCTTCGAGCTCAATGGACAGCTGCGATCCATTCTGGTCAAGGATACTCAGGCCATGAAGGTACAGCCCCCCCCCCACAGGGCCAGCCAGGCGGTGGGGATGGGCAGGGCCTGGTGTCTCACGTCCTCTCCCCTGTCTGCAGGAGATGCACTTCCACCCCAAGGCCCTGAAGGATGTGAAGGGCCAGATTGGGGCACCCATGCCTGGGAAGGTGATAGACATCAAGGTGGCAGCAGGGGACAAGGTGACCAAGGGCCAGCCTCTGTGTGTGCTCAGTGCCATGAAGATGGAGACTGTAGTGACTTCGCCCGTGGAGGGCACTGTCCGCAAGGTCCACGTGACTACAGACATGACACTGGAGGGTGACGACCTCATCCTGGAGATTGAGTGATCTTGCCCCAGACTGGCAGCCTGGCCATCCCCACCCCAAGCCTTCAAGGTGCTGCGCTGCCAGGGCAGGCCCAGGCCAGCCAGTGCCCGAGGGCAGGAAGGGCGGGCCCTGGAGCTCCTGTCCTCAGTTGTTTGTGGCAGGAGAGACACTGCCTGTGGTGGCCCATGCCTTTCCTCCTGCCCTCTGTCCTTTTCCTGCCGGTGGACAGTCGCTCACATATTCATCCCTTGCCAAATAAGGGTCCCCCCCTGCTGGAGACTACAGGTGGGGGTGCAGGCAGGCCTGGGACCTAGGGAAGCAGACTTAGGGGCCCTGCCTCCTGCAGGGGAAACCTAAGTCCCAGGTCTGAGAACTTCACTCAATAAAACTggctttccccttccctccattCTGGGTCCTGTGCAGCCCACCCCACCCTAGTGCCACACggcagaggggcagggctgcCTCTTGGACTCCCCCATGGGCAGGGGGGCAGTCAGTTGTATCTTCCTCCTAGGAGGGTAGTGAGGATGACAACAGTGGCCCTGGTTTTACGTCACTACTAAGTGCCTATTGTATACACACCCCAAATAGGATAATCTAGTTGTCACTGAGAGCTTGGGCTGGGGAAGGGGTTGTTCCAAGCACTTAACACCTATTAACTCAACACCTATTAACATTTTCACCCATTTTATAGACACAGAAATGGAGTCATAggcaggttaaataacttgtccaggaCCTGACTGACAGCTAGTTAAGAGGCAGAGAGAGTTCAAACCCAGGCTGCTGGTGGACTTGCTTCTCAACTACACTGCTTTATTTTCTAAGCTGGGACCAACCCACCACCCTATCCAGAACTAGATGCAAACAGACACCACTTTCTAGAGGCAGACGAGACCCTTGGGTGTGGGAACCTCTGGGTGTGGATTTTGGTGGGAGGTTAGAAGCACTGGACTGAGTCCCAGGATCTAATCCTGCCTGACCCCCTGACCCCCAAATCAGCCCTCGGGAGAATCCCAATTCTTCCCTGCAGTTCCCTCACCTGTGGGGTGGGACAGCAATCCTGCCCATGTCACTGCACCGCTGCCCACCGCACAGGGGAGGTAAGGATGGTGAGTAAAGAGAAAGGCAGGGGGATCCTGGGCAGTTCCTGAGCAGGAGCATAAGGAAGAGGAGGGACAGAGCCCAGATCCCCTGACCCTCAGGGGACCAGGCAGGAAGTACATCCCAGCACCCTGCCAGCCTAGTGCTCTCAGGGTACTACACCTAACCTTTGCTGTGGTCCTGGGCCGCCTCCTCTCTCGACTCCCAGATCCCAAATGTACCCTCTAAAACCAGCCTGTACTCAATTCCTTGGCTTCCCTGACAGCTGCTACacaggctgggggagaggaaagCTCTCCAGGGAGGTAGGTATGTGACTGTCACGATGCCCTTTTAGATCCAGTTTAGCCACAGCCAACCTGCGGGAGCTCTGGGGAGTGACTGCACAGCGGTTTCCTTTCCTTCGACAACCAGCCTCAGGGAAGGGGACTTGGGACAATCTCCTTGAGTCTGGAATGGGACCTAAAGGGATAACattaagaatgtttaaaaaaaagtgggggggggtGTCCTAGGGGCAGCGGAATGAGACTATAAGAACCATTCCAAAAACACGATGAAGAGCAGGTAAAACACTACCAAGTTCTAGAAAGAACCCTGAGTTACAGTGTTGCTTGGCAGGGTTGTTTATGCTTGCTGGACCTTTGTTCTGGGTTCCTCCAGAGACCAAACGACTGGCACGGTGGCAGAGGTCTGAGGTGGAGAGAGCCAAAGAAGCCTCCCAGGTGACTGAACTTCCAGTTTACACTTATTTCCTCTTGTGTAATGTGAGGCTGGTAGACTTCGGGGAGGTCCTGGTGGAAGGCCCATAGTGGACTCCCCCACCCTCTCAGAGGCTGGAGGCTCCGTCACTGGGGTCAAGGCTCTGGGTTCTACTCTGATCCTGGTAGATAGGCACAGGTCCCAGGATGAGCTGGGCCCACACCTGGTACCTAGTCCCAGGCCCACCTGTGCTAGGACTTGGGGCCTTGCTCAGGAAGGAGAAAGCTGCAGACCCAGGGCAACCACAGGCTCCCATCCTGTCTGGTACTTCAGGGAACTATGCCTACCAGGCTTCCCTGCCTAGAGGTTAGTGTTCAAGGTAGCCAGGACCAGGTGAGGGGCATATTCCCAAGACCCCAAAGAGACTAATTCCCAAAGGTCCAAGGCCATGTTACCCAAGTTAAATCTCTTTAATATCCCAATACAAAGTCCTGATGCAAAAAGACAATGAGAAAACcctgggaaggtggggggagggtttTTGTAAATTCCACCCCCGAGCAGCTTTTCAGAGGCAGGGGGGACAGAGCAGCTCAGAGAAGCAACAGTCCAAAGTGAGGAAGGGAGTGCACGGCTCCTGGGACCCGCCCCTTGTCCCCTCACTCCTGGCTGCTCCTCAACCCCCTTTCAGGAGGGGCCACATCCTTTGGATATCTACTCCTTTCTCTTGGTCCCTGGGATTCAACTAGCTCTGGCTTCAATCCCCTACAAAAATTCCTGAGTTCTCGGGGACCCCAGCCAGCTCCTCCCCTGCAGTACCCCTtgatggggaggggctgggaagccCATGAGAGTTCATAGGAGTGTGTACAGGAGCGTGGGTCAGGAACACAGGGGAGCCTCTGAGTCCCCTGCCCGCTCCAAAAGCACACAAAGGGGAAGGCTGCCGTAGAGCTTAGGGTCCGTGAGGGGCtggagcagaagcaggaagaatcCCACACCCAGGGCATAGCCTGCCAGCAGGAGCCGCCTCTGCGGATGCTCCAGGGCCGCACATACGGCAGGAAAGCCCATGTAATTGCAGAAGGAGTGGCAGAGAACCGGCCCAATCAGGTGTcctggggaggggagacagagTAGCTCATGGAGCAGCCCCACCACCTCCCCGGGCCCTTCCAGGGCTAAGACCCTTCATCCCCTGAAACAGGAGATCACtgccccacccatccacccacacaCCACAGCCTGTGCTTCCTGCCAGCTCTCAAACCACAGCAGGCCGAGGGCCCAGGCTCAGCCTGTCTCAAGGACTGCGGTAGAAGAAACTTGTCGCTCCTAGAACAGACACAGATTCCCATTCTCCCACCCACTCCTGTGGGCCCTTGAGCCCCAGGGGACCCGAGAGACTGAG
Encoded here:
- the PC gene encoding pyruvate carboxylase, mitochondrial produces the protein MLKFQTIRGGLRLLGIRRTSTAPAASPSVRRLEYKPIKKVMVANRGEIAIRVFRACTELGIRTVAVYSEQDTGQMHRQKADEAYLIGRGLAPVQAYLHIPDIIKVAKENNVDAVHPGYGFLSERADFAQACQDAGVRFIGPSPEVVRKMGDKVEARAIAIAAGVPVVPGTDAPITSLHEAHHFSNTYGFPIIFKAAYGGGGRGMRVVQSYEELEENYTRAYSEALAAFGNGALFVEKFIEKPRHIEVQILGDQYGNILHLYERDCSIQRRHQKVVEIAPAAHLDPQLRSRLTSDSVKLAKQVGYENAGTVEFLVDKYGKHYFIEVNSRLQVEHTVTEEITDVDLVHAQIHVAEGRSLPDLGLRQENIRINGCAIQCRVTTEDPSRSFQPDTGRIEVFRSGEGMGIRLDNASAFQGAVISPHYDSLLVKVIAHGKDHPTAATKMSRALAEFRVRGVKTNIPFLQNVLNNQQFLAGTVDTQFIDENPELFQLRPAQNRAQKLLHYLGHVMVNGPTTPIPVKASPSPTDPIVPVVPIGLPPAGFRDILLREGPEGFARAVRNHQGLLLMDTTFRDAHQSLLATRVRTHDLKKISPYVAHNFSKLFSIENWGGATFDVAMRFLYECPWRRLQELRELVPNIPFQMLLRGANAVGYTNYPDNVVFKFCEVAKENGMDVFRVFDSLNYLPNLLLGMEAAGSAGGVVEAAISYTGDVADPSRTKYSLQYYMGLAEELVRAGTHILCIKDMAGLLKPTACTMLVTSLRDRFPDLPLHIHTHDTSGAGVAAMLACAHAGADVVDVAADSMSGMTSQPSMGALVACTRGTPLDTGVPLDRVFDYSEYWEGARGLYAAFDCTATMKSGNSDVYENEIPGGQYTNLHFQAYSMGLGSKFKEVKKAYVEANQMLGDLIKVTPSSKIVGDLAQFMVQNGLSRAEAEAQAEELSFPRSVVEFLQGYIGIPHGGFPEPLRSKVLKDLPRVEGRPGASLPPLDLQALEKGLIERHGEEVTPEDVLSAAMYPDVFAHFKDFTATFGPLDSLNTRLFLQGPKIAEEFEVELERGKTLHIKALAISDLNRAGQRQVFFELNGQLRSILVKDTQAMKEMHFHPKALKDVKGQIGAPMPGKVIDIKVAAGDKVTKGQPLCVLSAMKMETVVTSPVEGTVRKVHVTTDMTLEGDDLILEIE